One window of Hymenobacter sp. BRD128 genomic DNA carries:
- a CDS encoding RNA methyltransferase, translated as MVSKALAKYIRSLHQRKYRQRHAAFLVEGAKSVLELLGSGLEIEHLLATPAFAPQLAGPRALPVQLATEDELAQLGTLQTNAAALAVVRRPPESELPLALPARRLVLALDNVADPGNLGTLWRLADWYGLPGVVLSENCADPFNPKAVAASMGAFGRVPVWADVNLAAWLSGMPTSIGIYGADLEGDNVHKLHLQPAGVLVMGSESHGLSPAVAASLTQRLHIPHGPGGRAESLNVAVSAAILLDNFFRNE; from the coding sequence ATGGTTTCAAAAGCCCTCGCTAAATACATCCGGTCGCTGCACCAGCGCAAATATCGGCAGCGCCACGCCGCCTTCCTGGTCGAAGGTGCCAAAAGTGTGCTAGAACTGCTCGGCTCCGGCCTCGAAATCGAGCATTTGCTCGCCACGCCGGCCTTCGCTCCGCAGCTGGCTGGCCCCCGCGCCCTGCCCGTGCAGCTCGCCACCGAAGACGAGCTAGCCCAGCTCGGCACGCTGCAAACCAACGCCGCCGCGCTGGCCGTAGTGCGCCGCCCGCCCGAAAGCGAGCTGCCGCTAGCCCTGCCCGCCCGCCGCCTCGTGCTGGCCCTCGACAACGTGGCCGACCCCGGCAACCTCGGCACGCTCTGGCGCCTGGCCGACTGGTACGGCCTGCCCGGCGTGGTGCTGAGCGAAAATTGCGCCGACCCTTTCAACCCCAAAGCCGTGGCCGCCAGCATGGGCGCCTTCGGCCGCGTGCCGGTGTGGGCCGACGTAAACCTGGCCGCCTGGCTTTCAGGTATGCCTACAAGCATCGGTATTTACGGCGCTGATTTAGAAGGTGATAATGTGCACAAGCTGCACCTGCAGCCGGCCGGTGTGCTCGTCATGGGCAGCGAGAGCCATGGCCTCAGCCCCGCCGTAGCGGCTAGCCTTACGCAGCGCCTGCACATCCCGCACGGCCCCGGCGGCCGCGCCGAAAGCCTGAACGTAGCCGTGTCGGCCGCGATTTTGCTGGATAATTTTTTTCGCAACGAGTAA
- a CDS encoding porin family protein — MQSSLFSAALAALLAAASFSTQARTLGPPPADTIVVRLPNKAVLTLVVRDAQQLRQLPQYHLDSLVARLDGYIRRADAATKAADTERLTTVFHPNQDQPDQGLPEEIRITTRKQSGSAYGPSNKVEVLLEKKFGVVVNIDGKTNDQPRAAASRPDRQAYRDSLREARWDRKSSSTDVIFDLGLNALVNNRIDRVTPAGQTPTSPLDLRTGGSRYVNIGLNFKQRLGGRRSPLYLKVGPEFAFNNYMLEGNHKWVNQNGLTSVVLETNGRQYQKTKLATSTLTVPLMLQLNPHGHSHFRLGAGGFVGYRLASWTKLKYFEENTTYKDKDYGPYNLNDWQYGLQGVIGFGSLTFFAKYNLNPLFRAGQGLQAQTLSFGLRLLQ, encoded by the coding sequence ATGCAATCTTCCCTTTTTTCTGCCGCGCTGGCCGCCCTGCTCGCCGCCGCTTCGTTTAGTACCCAGGCCCGCACGCTGGGCCCGCCGCCCGCCGACACCATCGTGGTGCGCCTTCCCAATAAGGCCGTGCTGACGCTGGTGGTGCGCGACGCGCAGCAGCTGCGCCAGCTGCCGCAGTACCACCTCGACTCGCTGGTGGCGCGGCTCGATGGCTACATCCGGCGGGCCGATGCCGCCACGAAAGCGGCTGATACCGAGCGCCTGACCACCGTGTTTCACCCCAACCAGGACCAGCCCGACCAGGGCCTGCCCGAGGAAATCCGCATCACCACCCGCAAGCAGTCGGGCAGCGCCTATGGCCCTAGCAACAAGGTAGAGGTGCTGCTGGAAAAGAAATTCGGCGTCGTTGTTAACATTGATGGCAAAACCAACGACCAGCCCCGCGCCGCGGCCAGCCGCCCCGACCGCCAGGCTTACCGCGACTCGCTGCGCGAGGCGCGCTGGGACCGCAAGTCGTCTTCGACCGACGTGATATTTGACCTGGGGCTTAATGCGCTCGTTAACAACCGTATTGACCGCGTAACGCCGGCCGGCCAGACGCCGACCAGCCCGCTCGACCTGCGCACCGGCGGCTCGCGCTACGTCAATATCGGCCTCAACTTTAAGCAGCGGCTGGGCGGGCGGCGCAGCCCGCTTTATTTAAAGGTCGGCCCCGAGTTTGCCTTTAACAACTACATGCTTGAAGGCAACCACAAGTGGGTGAACCAGAACGGCCTGACCAGCGTGGTGCTCGAAACCAACGGCCGGCAGTACCAGAAAACCAAGCTGGCGACCTCGACCCTCACCGTGCCGCTGATGTTGCAACTCAATCCGCACGGCCACAGCCACTTTCGCCTGGGCGCGGGCGGCTTCGTGGGCTACCGCCTGGCTAGCTGGACCAAGCTCAAGTACTTCGAGGAAAACACGACTTACAAGGACAAAGACTACGGCCCGTATAACCTCAACGACTGGCAGTACGGCCTGCAAGGGGTCATCGGCTTCGGGTCGCTAACCTTCTTTGCAAAATATAATCTCAACCCACTCTTCCGCGCCGGCCAGGGCCTGCAGGCCCAGACGCTGAGCTTCGGCCTGCGCCTGCTGCAATAG
- a CDS encoding RNA polymerase sigma factor — MHYGESGPDGAAPPRAAAPFLRGLCPTRKPGRHPATADTQLQADELLALLQSLPTGYRTVFNLYAIEGYSHPEIAEALGITEGTSKSQLSKARALLQRRLHVVMAS, encoded by the coding sequence GTGCATTATGGTGAATCAGGCCCTGATGGAGCTGCGCCGCCGCGAGCCGCTGCACCTTTCCTTCGAGGACTTTGCCCAACCCGAAAACCTGGCCGCCACCCCGCCACCGCCGATACCCAGCTGCAGGCCGACGAGCTGCTGGCCCTGCTGCAAAGCCTGCCCACCGGCTACCGCACGGTGTTCAACCTCTACGCCATCGAGGGCTACTCGCACCCCGAGATTGCGGAAGCGCTCGGCATCACGGAGGGCACCAGCAAGTCGCAGCTTAGCAAGGCGCGGGCCCTGCTGCAGCGGCGGCTACACGTAGTTATGGCTTCTTAA
- a CDS encoding peptide deformylase: MKTLADLVLLGDPRLYEVCAPVAEADLPLVAGWVADLHNVMQEVRAKYHFGRGIAAPQLGIMKRLVYLHLDGQPHVLLNPELSELSAAMFALWDDCMCFPNLLVRVRRHESLTVTYRDAQWQPRRWAVQGAVAELVQHECDHLDGILCTMRAIDNQSFRWRP, encoded by the coding sequence ATGAAAACCCTGGCCGACCTGGTATTACTCGGCGACCCGCGCCTCTACGAAGTCTGCGCACCGGTGGCCGAGGCCGACCTGCCCCTGGTGGCCGGCTGGGTAGCCGATTTGCATAATGTGATGCAGGAAGTGCGCGCGAAATACCACTTCGGGCGCGGTATTGCGGCCCCGCAGCTCGGCATCATGAAGCGCCTGGTGTACCTGCACCTCGACGGCCAGCCCCACGTGCTGCTCAACCCCGAGCTGAGCGAGTTGAGCGCGGCGATGTTTGCGCTCTGGGACGACTGCATGTGCTTCCCCAACCTGCTGGTGCGCGTGCGGCGCCACGAGTCCTTGACCGTGACCTACCGCGACGCGCAGTGGCAGCCGCGGCGCTGGGCCGTGCAGGGCGCTGTAGCCGAGCTAGTGCAACACGAGTGCGACCACTTGGATGGCATTTTGTGCACTATGCGCGCCATTGATAATCAGTCATTTCGGTGGCGGCCGTGA
- a CDS encoding S9 family peptidase: MKNRYSWRVAALWLALLPLGLRAQQHPFELADLAKLTGLSDPQFSPDGQRLAVVTSTPDYAEDRYLTGVVLVAVPSGEQRVLAANKNGLTQPRWSPSGQELAYLAKTGPGKEAALQLFVQPLAGGEPRQLTHTKKAIQHYAWRPDGSALAFVMADEPSNAAGPVDKGYDAFEVGNNDLFLSAAPTASHIWLLPAAGGEPRRLTSGAWSLPVTIPPGAPASPLSWSPDGKSLAFVQVPTPHSGNGNQRTVQVLDVATGAVHPLTTRKLLEGYPSFSPDGTQLSYWYPRQGNTMNINEIWVSPVAGGEGRNLTPALDRDVFRTIWMPDGKSLLLGGLDGNRTSLWVQPLKGGAARRLNLGSVSPNWSFWVDVAVSRTGAVAFIGTDPGQPAELFYLPSTTAKPRQLTNFNHAVKDLQLGKAQTLTWQSDGVTNDGELTYPANYVAGKQYPLVLVIHGGPTAASTATFSAQAQLFAGRGYFVFEPNYRGSDNLGNAYKAAIFKDAGAGPGRDVMAGLAQLKRSGMVDTTRIGVSGWSYGGYMTVWLLGHYPTAWKAAVAGAAVTDWLDQYNLGDSNVQRAAAIGESPWLSEANALNYREQSPITLAGRIRTPTLILANTADPRVPITQSYKLFHALKDNGVTTKFIAWPVAAHNASDPVRQRERNRFWLDWMDTYLQPGGHAEAPRAGSN, from the coding sequence ATGAAAAACCGATACTCCTGGCGGGTAGCCGCGCTGTGGCTAGCCCTGCTGCCGCTCGGCCTGCGCGCCCAGCAGCACCCGTTCGAGCTGGCCGACCTGGCCAAGCTGACCGGCCTCTCGGACCCGCAGTTTTCGCCCGATGGCCAGCGCCTTGCGGTGGTGACTTCGACGCCCGACTACGCCGAGGACCGCTACCTGACGGGCGTGGTGCTGGTGGCCGTGCCCAGCGGCGAGCAGCGCGTGCTGGCCGCCAACAAGAACGGCCTGACCCAGCCCCGGTGGTCGCCCAGCGGCCAGGAGCTGGCCTACCTGGCCAAAACGGGCCCCGGCAAAGAGGCGGCGCTGCAGCTGTTTGTGCAGCCGCTGGCGGGCGGCGAGCCGCGCCAGCTCACGCACACCAAAAAAGCCATTCAGCACTACGCCTGGCGGCCCGATGGCAGCGCGCTGGCCTTCGTAATGGCCGACGAGCCCAGCAACGCGGCCGGGCCGGTGGACAAGGGCTACGATGCGTTTGAGGTGGGCAACAACGACTTGTTTCTGAGCGCGGCGCCCACGGCTTCGCACATCTGGCTGTTGCCGGCGGCCGGCGGCGAGCCCCGGCGCCTGACCTCGGGCGCGTGGAGCCTGCCCGTGACCATTCCGCCGGGGGCGCCAGCGTCGCCGCTTTCGTGGAGCCCCGACGGCAAATCACTGGCCTTTGTGCAGGTGCCCACGCCGCACTCGGGCAACGGCAACCAGCGCACCGTGCAGGTGCTCGATGTGGCCACGGGCGCGGTGCACCCGCTCACCACGCGCAAGCTGCTGGAGGGCTACCCGTCGTTTTCGCCCGATGGCACGCAGCTTTCTTATTGGTATCCGCGCCAGGGCAATACGATGAATATTAATGAAATATGGGTGTCGCCGGTGGCGGGTGGTGAGGGCCGGAACCTCACCCCGGCGCTGGACCGCGACGTATTTCGCACCATCTGGATGCCCGACGGCAAATCGCTGCTGCTAGGGGGGCTCGACGGCAACCGCACCTCGCTGTGGGTGCAGCCGCTGAAGGGCGGCGCGGCCCGCCGGCTCAACCTGGGCTCGGTGAGCCCCAACTGGTCATTTTGGGTCGATGTGGCCGTGAGCCGCACGGGCGCCGTGGCCTTTATCGGCACCGACCCTGGCCAGCCGGCCGAGCTGTTCTATCTGCCCTCCACTACGGCCAAGCCCAGGCAGCTCACCAACTTCAACCACGCCGTGAAGGACTTGCAGTTGGGCAAGGCCCAAACCCTGACCTGGCAATCGGACGGCGTGACCAACGACGGCGAGCTGACCTACCCGGCCAACTACGTGGCGGGCAAGCAGTACCCGCTGGTGCTCGTCATTCACGGCGGGCCCACGGCGGCTTCTACGGCCACGTTTTCGGCGCAGGCGCAGCTGTTTGCGGGCCGGGGCTACTTCGTGTTTGAGCCCAACTACCGGGGCAGCGACAACCTGGGCAACGCCTACAAGGCTGCCATTTTCAAGGATGCGGGTGCTGGACCGGGCCGCGACGTGATGGCCGGGCTAGCCCAGCTCAAGCGCAGCGGCATGGTCGATACTACCCGCATCGGCGTAAGTGGCTGGTCGTATGGCGGCTACATGACCGTGTGGCTGCTCGGCCACTACCCTACCGCCTGGAAAGCCGCCGTGGCCGGCGCGGCCGTCACCGACTGGCTCGACCAGTATAATCTGGGCGACTCGAACGTGCAGCGCGCGGCCGCCATCGGCGAGTCGCCCTGGCTGAGCGAGGCCAACGCCCTCAACTACCGCGAGCAGTCGCCCATTACCCTGGCCGGCCGCATCCGCACGCCCACCCTCATCCTGGCCAATACGGCCGACCCGCGGGTGCCCATCACGCAGTCGTACAAGCTGTTTCATGCCCTGAAGGACAACGGCGTCACGACCAAGTTCATCGCCTGGCCGGTGGCCGCGCACAATGCCAGCGACCCGGTGCGCCAGCGCGAGCGCAACCGCTTCTGGCTCGACTGGATGGACACGTATTTGCAACCCGGCGGCCACGCCGAGGCGCCGCGCGCCGGCTCGAATTAG
- a CDS encoding amidohydrolase produces the protein MQAHYAEYRQLAQRIWGFAEVGYKETQSSALLQKTLREHGFAVQAGVAGMPTAFVATYGSGQPVIGVLAEFDALPGLAQQAVATKTPIAGQDAGHGCGHNLFGTASVATGLELQKLLKEGKLHGTVKVYGCPAEEGGSGKVYLVREGLFNGVDAVVHWHPSNENAAMTGSYIANKSAKFRFHGVAAHAAAAPERGRSALDAVEAMDVMVNMMREHVPQETRIHYVITSGGKAPNVVPDFAEVYYYVRHPNRAVVQAVFERVAKAAEGAALGTGTTTDYEIIGGTHELLVNQTLAHALQANLEQVGGVTYTPEETTFGQQIQASLGVPAPPVTQAAEVGSYKPRDAGGSSDVGDVSYVVPTVGLTAATWIPGTPAHSWQAVACSGLEVGTKGMMVAAKTMTLTAIDLFTTPDLLAKAKAELTQQVGSYVYKPLLGDRKPALNYRD, from the coding sequence TTGCAGGCCCATTACGCCGAGTATCGCCAGCTGGCCCAGCGCATCTGGGGCTTTGCCGAAGTGGGCTATAAAGAGACCCAAAGCTCGGCGCTGCTGCAAAAAACGCTGCGTGAGCACGGCTTTGCGGTGCAGGCAGGCGTGGCGGGCATGCCCACGGCCTTCGTGGCCACGTATGGCAGCGGCCAGCCGGTGATTGGCGTGCTGGCCGAGTTTGACGCGCTGCCGGGGCTAGCCCAGCAGGCAGTGGCTACGAAGACGCCCATTGCCGGCCAGGACGCGGGCCACGGCTGCGGCCACAACTTGTTTGGCACGGCCAGCGTGGCCACCGGCCTGGAGCTGCAAAAGCTGCTGAAGGAAGGCAAGCTGCACGGCACCGTGAAGGTGTATGGCTGCCCGGCCGAGGAAGGCGGCAGCGGCAAGGTGTACCTGGTGCGGGAGGGTCTTTTCAACGGCGTGGACGCGGTGGTGCACTGGCACCCCAGCAACGAAAACGCCGCCATGACCGGCTCGTACATCGCCAATAAATCGGCCAAGTTCCGGTTTCACGGCGTGGCGGCGCACGCCGCCGCCGCCCCCGAGCGCGGGCGCAGCGCCCTCGACGCGGTAGAAGCCATGGATGTGATGGTCAACATGATGCGCGAGCACGTGCCCCAGGAAACGCGCATTCACTACGTCATCACGAGCGGCGGCAAGGCGCCCAACGTGGTGCCCGACTTTGCCGAGGTCTATTACTACGTGCGCCACCCCAACCGGGCCGTGGTGCAGGCCGTGTTTGAGCGCGTGGCCAAGGCCGCCGAAGGCGCGGCGCTGGGCACCGGCACCACCACCGACTACGAGATAATCGGGGGCACCCACGAGCTGCTGGTCAACCAAACGCTGGCCCACGCCCTGCAAGCCAACCTCGAACAGGTTGGCGGCGTGACTTACACGCCCGAGGAGACCACCTTTGGCCAGCAGATTCAGGCCTCGCTAGGGGTGCCCGCGCCACCCGTGACCCAGGCGGCGGAAGTTGGAAGCTACAAGCCCCGCGACGCCGGGGGCAGCAGCGACGTGGGCGACGTGAGCTACGTGGTGCCCACCGTGGGCCTCACGGCCGCCACCTGGATACCCGGCACGCCCGCCCACAGCTGGCAGGCCGTGGCGTGCAGCGGCCTCGAAGTGGGCACCAAGGGCATGATGGTAGCCGCCAAGACGATGACCCTCACGGCTATCGACCTCTTCACTACTCCCGATTTGCTGGCCAAAGCCAAGGCGGAGCTTACGCAGCAGGTAGGCAGCTACGTGTACAAGCCGCTGCTCGGCGACCGCAAGCCGGCCCTGAACTACCGCGATTAG
- a CDS encoding barstar family protein: MKTVVLPGRQLATRDELHDWLNEALAFPYYGRNLDALWDLISATIPLPVTLIWQDFAHSQLLLGDYADRTLQVFQEAADLDEGCYLQVD; encoded by the coding sequence GTGAAAACTGTAGTGCTACCCGGCCGCCAGCTCGCCACCCGCGACGAGCTGCACGACTGGCTTAACGAAGCGCTGGCATTCCCTTACTATGGCCGCAACCTGGACGCGCTTTGGGATTTAATCAGCGCGACAATTCCGCTGCCCGTTACCCTTATCTGGCAAGACTTTGCGCACAGCCAGTTACTGTTAGGTGACTATGCCGACCGGACTTTGCAGGTTTTTCAGGAAGCTGCTGACCTCGATGAAGGATGCTATTTACAAGTAGATTAG
- a CDS encoding CoA-binding protein, translated as MKTLVLGATDNPDRYAYKAVHSLQRHGHEVVPVGIRKGQVAGLAIHTDRPAETGIDTVTLYVGPQNQPAWYDYILSLKPRRIIFNPGTENPELEQKAQAAGIRTEEACTLVMLSVGQYEQ; from the coding sequence ATGAAAACTTTAGTTTTAGGAGCCACCGACAACCCTGACCGCTACGCCTATAAGGCCGTGCATTCCCTGCAGCGCCACGGCCACGAAGTAGTGCCCGTGGGCATCCGCAAAGGCCAGGTGGCTGGCCTCGCCATTCACACCGACCGCCCCGCTGAGACGGGTATCGACACGGTGACGCTCTACGTCGGCCCCCAGAACCAGCCGGCCTGGTACGACTATATTCTCAGCCTCAAGCCGCGCCGCATCATCTTCAACCCCGGCACCGAAAACCCCGAGCTGGAGCAAAAAGCTCAGGCCGCCGGCATCCGAACCGAGGAAGCCTGCACGCTGGTGATGCTCAGCGTGGGGCAGTACGAGCAATAG
- a CDS encoding NADP-dependent oxidoreductase produces the protein MKAVRIHAFGGPEVLQIEDVARPVPAPDEILVKVYASGVNPVDWVIREGANEMMRSFLTLPLTLGWDAAGTVAEVGSAVTDWQPGDAVYGLPNFPGNGSYAEYCAAKASQFARKPQGLSFNEAAGVPLAGLTAWTGLFAHGKLQAGQRVLIQGASGGVGSFAVQFAKAKGAYVIGLASAGNLAYLKELGADEALDYRSQPFEDVVRDVDVVLEASPQRDNVERLKSVAVLKPGGIFVSVNVDAPFDETVLAALAQKQATGELAPNQPRHDWLAEIAQLIDAGQVKVFVSQVFPLAQVADAHRESQTWHVRGKLILEITKDDAPA, from the coding sequence ATGAAAGCAGTAAGAATCCACGCATTTGGGGGGCCGGAGGTCCTGCAAATCGAAGACGTAGCGCGCCCCGTGCCGGCGCCGGACGAAATCCTGGTCAAGGTGTACGCCAGCGGCGTAAACCCCGTCGATTGGGTAATTCGGGAAGGCGCCAACGAGATGATGAGGTCATTTTTGACCTTGCCGCTGACCCTGGGCTGGGACGCGGCCGGCACCGTGGCCGAAGTAGGCAGTGCGGTAACCGACTGGCAGCCCGGCGATGCCGTGTACGGCCTGCCCAATTTTCCCGGCAACGGCAGCTACGCCGAGTATTGCGCGGCCAAGGCCAGCCAGTTTGCCCGCAAGCCGCAGGGCCTCAGCTTCAACGAGGCGGCGGGGGTGCCGCTGGCCGGTCTCACGGCCTGGACGGGCCTGTTTGCCCACGGCAAGCTCCAGGCCGGCCAGCGCGTGCTCATTCAGGGCGCTTCGGGTGGGGTAGGGAGCTTCGCGGTGCAGTTTGCCAAGGCCAAAGGGGCGTACGTCATCGGCCTCGCCTCGGCCGGCAACCTGGCGTATCTTAAGGAGCTGGGCGCCGATGAGGCGCTGGACTACCGCAGCCAGCCGTTTGAGGACGTGGTGCGCGACGTGGACGTGGTGCTCGAAGCCTCGCCCCAGCGCGACAACGTGGAGCGCCTGAAATCGGTGGCCGTGCTCAAGCCCGGCGGTATCTTCGTGAGCGTCAACGTCGATGCGCCGTTTGATGAAACAGTGCTGGCCGCCCTGGCCCAAAAGCAGGCCACGGGCGAGTTGGCGCCCAACCAGCCCCGGCACGACTGGCTAGCCGAAATCGCCCAGCTAATCGACGCCGGGCAGGTGAAGGTTTTTGTCAGCCAGGTGTTTCCGCTGGCGCAGGTGGCCGATGCCCACCGCGAAAGCCAGACCTGGCACGTGCGGGGCAAGCTCATCCTGGAAATAACCAAGGACGACGCGCCGGCATGA
- a CDS encoding AraC family transcriptional regulator, with the protein MRHFKTLSEFHEFAQLPKPQHPLLSVVDVGAVPHQAEAEPTTMLLDFYAISVKRMRNVSMKYGQQPFDFNEGILSFMAPSQVFSMAVANKAEAVEKSGWVVYIHPDFLWNTSLAKTIKQYDFWDYSLSEALFLSAKEEATITNIILAIEQECSGNIDRFSKQIIISQVEGLLNYADRFYHRQFITREKANHQVLERLETLLHEYFASPNLAERGLPTVHYVAECLHLSPKYLSNILRLATGQNTQQHIHTQLIAKAKEKLSTTTLTVSEIAYELGFEHVPSFSKLFKAKTSLSPGEFRASFS; encoded by the coding sequence ATGAGGCACTTCAAAACGCTCAGCGAATTCCACGAGTTTGCGCAGCTGCCCAAGCCCCAGCATCCGCTGCTGAGCGTGGTGGATGTGGGCGCCGTGCCGCACCAGGCCGAGGCGGAGCCCACGACGATGCTGCTGGATTTTTACGCCATTTCCGTCAAACGAATGCGGAACGTGAGCATGAAATACGGGCAGCAGCCGTTCGACTTCAACGAAGGCATCCTGTCGTTTATGGCCCCTAGCCAGGTGTTTAGCATGGCGGTGGCAAACAAAGCCGAAGCGGTAGAAAAATCGGGGTGGGTGGTGTACATCCACCCCGATTTTCTGTGGAATACGTCGCTGGCCAAAACCATCAAGCAGTACGATTTTTGGGATTATTCGCTCAGCGAAGCGTTGTTTTTATCGGCTAAAGAAGAGGCGACTATTACGAATATTATTCTGGCCATCGAGCAGGAATGCAGCGGCAATATTGACCGGTTCAGCAAGCAGATAATTATCTCGCAGGTGGAAGGCCTGCTGAATTATGCCGACCGGTTTTACCACCGCCAGTTCATCACCCGCGAAAAAGCCAACCACCAGGTGCTCGAACGGCTGGAAACCCTGCTGCATGAGTATTTCGCCAGCCCCAACCTGGCCGAGCGCGGCTTGCCCACCGTGCACTACGTGGCCGAGTGCCTGCACCTGTCGCCCAAGTACCTGAGCAATATCCTGCGCCTGGCCACCGGGCAAAATACCCAGCAGCATATTCACACCCAGCTGATTGCCAAAGCCAAAGAAAAGCTCTCGACTACCACCTTGACGGTCAGCGAAATTGCCTACGAGCTGGGGTTTGAGCACGTACCCTCCTTCAGCAAGCTTTTCAAGGCCAAAACGAGCCTCTCGCCCGGGGAGTTCAGGGCTTCGTTTAGCTAA
- a CDS encoding helix-turn-helix domain-containing protein codes for MQAYSLDLRQRIAQACAEPGARQAHVAARFCVSVAFVGKLLRRQRQSGQLAALPGRGGPARCLDAAAQAWLGEQVAAQPDATLAELQTLLLVERGQAVSRGSVWRVLHEQGWRRKKKPARH; via the coding sequence ATGCAAGCCTATTCTCTTGATTTGCGGCAGCGTATCGCGCAAGCGTGTGCCGAGCCCGGGGCGCGACAAGCCCACGTCGCCGCCCGGTTTTGCGTGAGTGTGGCCTTCGTCGGCAAGCTGCTGCGTCGCCAGCGGCAAAGCGGGCAGTTGGCCGCCCTGCCCGGCCGCGGTGGTCCGGCCCGCTGCCTGGATGCGGCGGCGCAGGCCTGGCTCGGGGAGCAGGTGGCGGCCCAACCCGATGCCACCCTGGCCGAGTTACAGACGCTCCTGCTGGTTGAGCGCGGGCAAGCCGTTAGCCGGGGCTCCGTCTGGCGGGTGCTACACGAACAAGGCTGGCGACGTAAAAAAAAGCCTGCACGCCACTGA
- a CDS encoding IS630 family transposase, translated as MSAGKPLAGAPSGGCYTNKAGDVKKSLHATERDTPRVHALRSAHVAAIAQRPDVARFHFLDETGLRLDYTRRYGRAQAGQRVSGAVPLRRPARSLTLIGALSVHGLHGVQVLEGALNQRSFALYISRILAPQLRRGDVLVLDNLRVHHLTGLREWLARRGIEVLFLPPYSPDFTPIEQAWSKLKTKLRHAQARTRDALEEALHTAIDWLTGPDAKAWFNHCGYHVHRS; from the coding sequence TTGAGCGCGGGCAAGCCGTTAGCCGGGGCTCCGTCTGGCGGGTGCTACACGAACAAGGCTGGCGACGTAAAAAAAAGCCTGCACGCCACTGAGCGCGATACGCCCCGGGTACACGCCTTGCGCAGCGCGCACGTCGCGGCTATCGCGCAACGCCCCGACGTAGCCCGCTTTCATTTTCTGGACGAGACCGGCCTGCGCCTAGACTACACGCGGCGCTATGGCCGGGCGCAGGCCGGCCAGCGTGTGAGTGGGGCCGTACCGTTGCGCCGCCCGGCCCGCTCCCTAACCTTAATTGGCGCCTTGTCCGTGCACGGGCTGCACGGGGTCCAGGTGCTGGAAGGGGCCTTGAATCAGCGCAGCTTCGCCCTGTATATCAGCCGCATCCTGGCCCCGCAGCTACGGCGCGGGGACGTGCTGGTCCTCGACAACCTGCGGGTGCATCACCTGACCGGGCTGCGGGAGTGGCTAGCCCGGCGCGGCATCGAAGTGCTGTTTCTGCCCCCCTACTCGCCCGACTTTACCCCCATCGAGCAGGCCTGGAGCAAGCTCAAAACCAAGCTGCGCCACGCCCAGGCACGGACCCGCGACGCGCTCGAAGAAGCCTTACATACCGCCATCGACTGGCTTACTGGCCCCGATGCGAAAGCGTGGTTTAATCACTGTGGCTATCACGTACACCGTTCATGA
- a CDS encoding NUDIX domain-containing protein, with protein MKQIDKLAWIELENKVILMAKSYGKELFYIPGGKRENDETDEQALLREVFEELTVTIDKKTLKYLGVFEAQAHGQPEGITVKMTCYLGKYSGQLRVSSEIESIEWYQYADKYKVGPVDKIIFDYLHQNGLLD; from the coding sequence ATGAAACAGATTGATAAACTTGCCTGGATAGAATTAGAGAATAAGGTGATTCTTATGGCAAAAAGCTATGGAAAGGAGCTATTTTACATTCCAGGTGGTAAAAGGGAGAATGATGAAACTGACGAGCAGGCTTTATTGCGGGAGGTTTTTGAAGAATTGACCGTTACTATTGATAAGAAAACACTGAAGTACCTAGGGGTTTTTGAAGCGCAAGCTCATGGGCAGCCAGAGGGAATAACAGTAAAGATGACTTGCTATTTAGGTAAATACTCGGGGCAGTTGCGTGTAAGTTCGGAAATTGAGAGTATTGAGTGGTACCAGTATGCTGACAAGTATAAAGTCGGGCCGGTCGATAAAATAATTTTTGATTATTTGCATCAAAACGGCTTGCTAGATTGA